In Canis lupus dingo isolate Sandy chromosome 25, ASM325472v2, whole genome shotgun sequence, the genomic window CCGCTTCTTCTTCTGCTTGAGGGACTTCCTGCGCTTCAGGATCATCTCATAGAGCTTGTCCATGCCCTCGGTGAGGCCCTCGCCGATGATGGCGCACGCCGGCTGGACGTGGTAGGTGGTGGCCGGGATGAGCTCGTGCAGCGCCAGCTGCTTCTCGATCTCGGCCACCGGCAGCGACTTGGGGAGGTCCTGCTTGTTGGCGATGACCAGCAGCGGCGTGCCCTGGTTCTCGGCGAACTTGGTCACCTTGTGCAGCTCGGTCTTGGCCTCCTCCAGCCGGTCCACGTCCACCGAGTCCACCACGTAGATGATGCCGTCCGTGCAGCGGCTGTAGGACTTCCAGAGCGGCCGCAGCTTCTCCTGGCCGCCCACGTCCCAGAAGTGGCAGCTGATGCCCTTGGCCGTGCCGTTGCTCAGCTTGATCTTCTCCGTGTTGAAGCCGATGGTGGGCACCGTGTTCACGAACTCGTTGAACTTGAGCCGGTAGAGCACCGTGGTCTTGCCGGCCGAGTCCAAGCCCAGCATGACGATGTGCAGGGACTGGAAGGCCGAGATGTTGGAGGAGATGTTGCCCATGGCTCCTCGCTGCGGCGCCGGCCACTGCGGCTGCGACGGGAGGGCGCCGCCCCCCGGGCCACCTGGGCCGCCGCTGTCGCCCTCCGCCGCGGGCACCTGCGCCGCCTCGGCGCCCCCGGGCCGTCACACGCCGCGCATCGCGTCCCTCGGGCGGGCTTTTGTCtcccgcggagccgcccccgccgccgcggcGCAGGGTGCAGGCGCCCGGCGCCCCCCCCGGCCCGGGCTCGCCCTGCGGCTGCCGcgggccgcgcccccgccgcgccccggccccccggctcGGCCTCGGCTcccgctccgctccgctcccgctcccgctcccgggCGCGCCTCGGAGGCGCAGGCGGGACGCGGGCTTCCCCGGGAGTCGCTGCCGGCGCGGCCGCCTGGCTGTCCCCGCAGTCCCCGCTctgtcgccgccgccgccgccgccgccgccagcctgCAGCGGCGGGAGGGCGCCCTGGCCACGCCCCTGGCCACGCCCCcggccacgccccctccccagACCACGCCCCCGGGCCGCCCGGCGCCTCCCCGCCGCGCGCGCCGCTTTCGCGCCTTCCGAGCGTTCGAActcgccccgcgccccgcgccccgccccccgcccccgccccccgcgccgcgcccaGACAATGGCCCAGGGCCCGGCTCTTCCTCCCCGGGCCGCTGACGCATCTTCTAAAAACAGCCCCGCAGCCTCCGAGCCCGGGCCGCGCAGCGGGGTTCGGGGGCTTCCCGTTGGGCGGGCGCGGGTCCAGAGGGGGGCTGCAGCcccgggtgcgggtgcgggtgcgggtgcggctGGGGCATCGGGTgcccaggagagaggagaggaaagggcagGCCCCCCGGCTGGGGGGGCAGCCTGCACCCCGTGCCCCACCGAGCCCCTTAGGGTGCCCTTTGCAGTGCCCTTTGCGGTGCCCGAGGCCCTGGCTCTCCATGGCCCCCTGATGGCTTTCCTggatgtgtgtgtgagggggggggggctcggggtcCCTGCAGCGCGTGCAGCTCAGgcctccacccagggagccccgaacgagcccccccccccacctttctAGCCTGGTGGTGGCCACGGTACCCAGGAAGCGGTCCAGCATTTGCCTCCCAGGCCTCATGCCTTCCTACCTCGAATGACTTAGACAACTCCCCTTTCCCaggcagcccccccccacccttggCTGCCTGATTTTGTTCCCACCAACCATgctgacaccccacccccaccccacctccaccccacccccaagtctTATCCTCGCAAGCACTGTCCGCCTCTCTGCTTGGAGACCTGACAACCACCTGCTCACAGGTGAGCCACCCCTTCCTCTGGGGCCCCAGACACACTTGGGGGCTGAACCAATACGTGTCCGTAGCCCGGAGTAGCTGGCTCGGTGGGTTACAGACACCAGTGCCCCCTCCCTGGCTTCCATTTCCCCTCACTCCAATTTAGTGACTTTATTCTGGTTTGGAAACACCTAACAAATGCACATCCTCTGGGCGCAGAGGAGACAGAGTGCATTATGGGTAAGGCCCAGACCCCGGGCAGAGATGCTCTGGAGAGGCAGCCAGTGGCTGAATGGCCCAGAGCATCCTTCCAACTGCAGCTTATTAGGCAGAAAAGACAGGAATGAGGCCAAGAGGGACACAAAATGATAGCATTTGTGAATAAAAACCAaagccttattttcttttttaagattttttaaaagtcctctcTACACCCAGagtagggcttgaacttacaacccagacatcaagagtcccatgctcccccgactgagccagccaggtgccccaaaaaccAACATTTTCTAGAACTGTTTTCCTTTACCACCTTCCTTTCACAGGCTATGATAAAATACATGAGCTTGCTGGTACCAAAACGTGAGAAGACCACACTGGAAGAAGGTAGGACAAGCAGCCGCCATCACAGTCATGGGCCGTCCAGAGTGGATCCAGGGATTGGGCATGGAATGTCAGGCTACACATGAACTTGCAAGGTCAGATGAGGGAAACAAGGCCTCAGCACCTGGGACTTTGCCAAGGTGGAGCCTAGAGGTAGATACCTGCTCCAAGCCCAATGACACTCATGCCCGGGCCTAAGGGCCCGCCTCTTGTCCCTCACTCCACACTCCAACCACACGCTGTTTTAACAGGAAATGAAGTTGTAAGCTACCTGAATTCAGTTGCACAAGGCAGAAATCCAACTCACGTTGGgttgaacaaaatggaaatatatccacTGACATAATTGAAAAGTTGATGATTAGGATGGTCTTCAGGTATGGCTAGGTCCAGGACCTCAAAAGAAGTCCTAGACCaggcctctctccatctctcctctgtttttttctgcattgatTCTTTTTCCTACTGGCACCCCTGGACTCTCATGCTTACTTTAGATTCTAGAAGAAAAAGGTATATCTCTGTCCCAGTAACAGCAGCAAAAGGCTGGGGAACACATCCTATTGGCCTGTTCAGTTCACCCTGGAGTCGAGACGGGTGTCCAAGAGGTGGAGCACACTGATAGATGTGGCCCTGGGGCTCGAAGCAGGGAGGGGATGGTTCCTGAAGAATAATCAGGCATCTGTTCCCAAAAGAGCAAATGGTGGTGAGTAAGCAAAAGTAATAGACACCAGCGTAGTTATAAATTAATGATGTCCTTTGGTTATTGGGAACCCTGGGAAGATAGGATTTTGTGTTTTGGGGAGTGATTTTCTTGGCTGTCTTCAAGGTCTGTCCCATAGATAGTCACCTTCTCATGAGGTTGTTTCTTTTGTCTCCTAAATTGGAGTGAGGGGAAATGGAAGCCTCTGTGTCACAGGCAGGGCCAAGGCCGGGGAGGGGGCCAGCCCTAGACAAAGGCCTAGGACCTGGGCGTTTAGAAAGGGGTAGACCAGACTGGAAGCCTCTGGATCCGGCTCCTACAAATGATCTTAATGTCAGACCCCTTCCTGTCACTTGCATTTACCCCCAGTCaggtcttgcttttattttaagggtagcaggaaggaaatatttttttaagtattttttttttaatttttatttatttatgatagtcacagagagagagagagaggcagagacacaggcagagggagaagcaggctccatgcaccgggagcccgacgtgggattcgatcccgggtctccaggatcacaccctgggccaaaggcaggagctaaaccgctgcgccacccagggatccccgctgcgccacccagggatcccaggaaggaaatattttagtgAAACATTTGATGTGTCTTCTTGATGCCGCATTAATTACTGCCCATGGTGGGCTTGGCAGTAGCACCCACCACAAGCACCCCATGGTGGGAGTTAGCCGTAAAGGGCTGTCTGTTGTCCAGTAGAAAGAGCAGATTAATAGACATGAACAGAGCCTTCCAGAACAGAGCCATTAAACAGCAGCCCACCGTAACTGAATAGCAACCACTCTACATCCTAATTTCACTCACCAGGTGATAAGTTGATTTTACAGTTGATAATTTAACTTCTAGCACATAAAAATGTCATTCAGCTGGAGCAACTAGTAACTTTCCTTTAAATGTGGATTTAAGTTGAAAAACACTGGAATTATGTAGAGGAGAGTAATGTTTACTACCGTGTCAGAAATGCAAGGCCCGCGTTGCATCTCCTTCTACATGGACAGAGCATCATGACTAGCGGCCCCGGGCCCCATGGAGAGGCTGGCTAGGCACTCTGCACCTCCTTGCACATTCTAGCACATTCTAGCCACATACCAACCCCAACTCGCTGTCCTCAAGCTCCTCATCTCTACACTGTGTCTAACATGACACATGCAATAAATActtaaatgagaaacaaataaataatacatgtcaAGGgtttggcacagtgcctggcgcatagtaagtgctcagcaaATGTCCCCTTTGCTAACTGCAAAGACGCTGGTTTTACAGTGTCTGTAGTCGTTTGAATGGTGACAACCACCCGAGGGATAAGTATCTCACTGGGTGGAAAATGCTGGCTGCAGTGTGCCACTCTCTTCACCCTACTGAATCAGAATAAGACCTTTCTCGAAAAGCAGTGTGCGCTTAGGTCTTGCCTCAGAAGGAGTTCACCCCTGGCAGCTCTGACGACTCagctcctttcccttccttgtgCATCAAGATGACTTTCCACCCAGAAAAGGACTCAAGTTAGTTCAAGTaaacagaatacagaatacaGTAGCCTAGCAGTCGTTTTGAAATTGTAtcctaaaactttttttcccccttaagggTTCAAAAATAAAGTGTGCCATAGATTAAAATAACTTTCAAGTGGCCTGAGTGAATGGAACAAGCAATATATTGCATCATTATTACGTAAGGGTACTGACATGACACGTGAGGGTGAGCGTCCTATCCGTAGTTGAATATGCACACGTCCAC contains:
- the ARL4C gene encoding ADP-ribosylation factor-like protein 4C, which codes for MGNISSNISAFQSLHIVMLGLDSAGKTTVLYRLKFNEFVNTVPTIGFNTEKIKLSNGTAKGISCHFWDVGGQEKLRPLWKSYSRCTDGIIYVVDSVDVDRLEEAKTELHKVTKFAENQGTPLLVIANKQDLPKSLPVAEIEKQLALHELIPATTYHVQPACAIIGEGLTEGMDKLYEMILKRRKSLKQKKKR